The bacterium region CGCCGGGCTCACATAGGTTACGTCCGGGCCCGGAATGACGTCCGGGTTCGAGGAAACCGCCGTCACGGAGAGGGTCTGGCTCTCTCCCGGCCCCGCGCTGATCCCGCCAAGGTTCACCACCTGTGCCGCCGAATCCTCGTCGATCGTCACATCCTCGACCGGGTCGAGCGTGGGCGGGTCGTCGACCGTCTTCACGCTGGTGGTCGCGGCGGCCGTGTTGTTCGCATCGCCGGGAGGCGGGTCGCCGGTGCTGGCGGCAACCGAGGAAGCAGTGACCAACACGGTGCCCTCGGCGAGATCGGCGCCGGCGGCCACGGTGATCCTGAAGACGGCGCCAGCGCCCGGAGCCAGGGAAGCGGCGGTGTTTGTCAGCGGGCGGCCGGAGCCGAGGTCAAAGGCCGGGCCCGCTGTCTGCGCTTGAGAGACAAACGCCGTGCCGTCGGGGAATGTCGTCGCCAGCACGACGTCGCGCGCGACGCTTGGTCCGTTGTTGGTCACCGTCAGGACGACGTCATACGTCCCGCCGGGTTCGACGGTATCAGGAGAGGTCGCGCTGACGGCCAGATCCGCGGCAGACGCCACGGTCTGCGTCCAGGACGCGACGTCGTCCTCCGGATGCAGGTCCGGTGTGGTCGAAGCGGCCTGGGCACCGAGCGTGAGCGCAGCCCCCGCTTCGACGGCCGGGTCGACATCGAGCAGCACCGTGAACTTGTGCTCCACGCCGAGGGTCGCGTAGGGGCGGGAGAACACGATCTGGCCGGTGCCCCCCACGGCGGGGGCGGAGATCGTCCAGCCCGGGCGGTCCGCCCGCGCGTCCGCGAACGTGCTGCCGGCCGGTACCGCGGTGGTCACGCTCACGTCCTGTGCGGTGTTTGGCCCCGCCGTGCTGAAGGTGATCCAGAACAACGCCTTCTTTCCTGCCGTCGCCGCTGTCGTGCCGGCCACGCGCAGCCGGAGATCGGAGTGCACGGCGGTGCGGAACACATCCAGGGCGCCATTGCCGTCGCCGTTCACGAGGTTGGTCGCGGCGCTCGTGAACACCACCTGCCGGCCATCGCCGCTGATGGCCGGATTCGTGGCGGCGCCGTCCCCCGCCTCGCCTGCCCTCCCCACGCTGACGAGATCGAGAGTCCCGAGGCGCAGATCCTTGAGGAAGACGTCACTGAAGATGTTCGTGTCGTTGCCTGCAAGGCCAGGGCCTCCGTTCGAGAAGACGACATATCTCCCGTCAGCGCTGATGGCAGGAGCCGCGCAGTCGAGGATCGCCCGCTCGCCATAGGTGCCGGTGCTCGCGATCCTCGTCGCCCCCGTCTGGAGGTCCTTGACGAAGATGTCCTGCCAGGTGTTCGTGTCACCGCTCACGAGGTTGTTCGCCGCGCTCTGGAAAGCAACGAAGCGACCGTCGTAGCTGAGGACCGGAAGGTCGGAGGAGCCGTTGGCCTGGGCACCCGCGCTGCTGGTGCTCGCCCGCACCGTGACGCCGGTCTCCCGGTTCTTCACGAAGATGTCGGCGGCCCCGGTGTCGCCGTCAACGAGGTTGCCGGCCGCACTCCGGAAGGCCACGGAGCGGCCGTCGCCGCTGACGGCGGGAAAATACGAGTCGCCGTTGGCCTCGGTGCCGCTCGAACCCGTGCTCTCCCTGGTGATCGCGCCGCTCAGCCGGTCCTTGATGAAGATGTCCGATTTCCCGTTGACGTCGCCCGGCACGAGATTGGAGGCGAGGCTCGAGAAGGTGACGATGCGGCCGTCATGACTGATGCCGCCGCAGGCGGAACCGCCGTTCGCCTCCACGCCGGAGCTGTCGGTGCTGACCCGCGTGGTGCTCCCCGCCAGCAGGTCCTTCACGAAGATGTCGGCGGTGGCGTTGGTGTCGCCCTCGACGAGGTTGCCGGCATAGCTCGAGAACAGGGCGTACCGGCCGTCGCCGCTGATGGCGCACCCGTTGGCGAGGCCGTCGGCCTGGACGCCGGCCGAGTCCGTGCTGACCCGCGTGGTGACCCCGGTCTGCATGTCGCGGACGAACACGTCCCAGGTCCCGTTGGAGTCCCCATCAACCAGGGTCGCGGCCCGGCTGGTGAAGAGCACGAAGCGCCCGTCTTCGCTCGCCGAGAGACCCGAGGACCGGCTGTCCCCCGGAACCGAGAACAGCATCACCACGGTGGCGTCCCGCGCGGAGGCGAGGGCGAGCGACCCCGTCACCGTGTCCTTCACGAAGACGTCCGCGACGCCGTTGGCGTCTCCAGCGACGAGTCCGGCGTCCTTGCTCCAAAAAGCGACGCGACGTCCATCGGCGCTGATCGCGGGGCTCCCCGAGTTGTCGGACGCGGCCACGCCGTCGGCGGCGGCGCTGAGAATCGTGATGCTCCCCGAAAGGAGGTCCTTGAGGTAGACGCGGTCGCGGGCGTAGAACGTCCCGTCGACCAGGTTGGTCGCAGCGCTCCTGAAGACGACATGCCGCCCGTCGGTGCTGGAGGCCTGGGCGGCGAGCTCGTTCGCGGCGACGCCGTCCGCGTTCGTGCTGGCGCAGACGACCGCACCGGTTTGCAGGTCCTTGACGAAGACATTCAGGCAGCCGCCCGCGAGGTTACTCGCATAGCTCCGGAACGTGACGTAGCGGCCGTCGGCACTCAGAAAAGGCTCCGCGGAGTCCCCATTGGCTTGGGCGCCATCCGGCGTGGTGCTCGCGCAGGTGACCAGCCCCGTCTGCAGGTCCTTGACGAAGAGGCCGCCATTCGCCCCTGCCGTCAGGTTCAACGCGCCGCTTTCGAAGGCGACGTACCTGCCGTCCGCGCTGATGGACGGGGAGCGCGACCAGTTGTTGCCGCGCACGCCGCTGCTGTTCGTGCTGGCGCAGACGGTCGTCCCGGTCTGCAGGTCCTTGACGTACACGTCTTCCAGACCGTCGACGTCACCCGGGACGAGGTCCGTGGCCGCGCTGGTGAAGGCCACGAAGCGGCCATCGGCGCTGATCACGGGTTCCCGAGAGTCGCCGTAGGCCTGGGCGCCCCCGCTGCCCGTGCTCACCCGGACGAGGGTCCCGACCTCCAGGTCCATACGGAAGATATCGGTTGTGCCGTTGGTGTCGCCATCGACCAGCGTCGAGGCGGCGCTCTTGAAGACCGCGTAGCGGCCGCCGGAGGCGAGAGCGCCCTCGTCGGAACAGCCGTCCCCCTCGGCCGCGGCGCTGCCGACGCTCACCCGCGCCGTGGTGCCGGACTGGAGGTCGCGGACGAAGACGTCGCAGGTGGCATTGGTGTCGCCGCTCACGAGATTGGACGCGACGCTCGTGAACGCCACGTACCGGCCGTCAGCGCTCAGGGCGGCCTTGCCGACCCCGTCGCTGGCGCCGCTTGCGGTGTTGCCCAGGAACGCCGGGTCGGTCACTCCCGAGACCAGTTCGACGGCGCGGAGCGGGCAGGGGAAGCTCCCCAGGGCGAGCAGGCCCGCGAAGCACAACACCGGGATGCCGACAGTGCTGGTGCGGCGACCGGCGACCCGCGGTGAGCTGCCCGCGATACGGGACATGAATGTGAATATTAGCGAAAGAATCCCGAGAATTCCAGGGGGATTCCGGATTCTGAACGCTGCCGCCGGCTCCATGCGCCAACGCCACGGCCAGGGATCCTTTGCCGCTAAGAGCGGATTGTCTCAGTGCAGGGGGCCGGCCCTCAACAAGCCGTGCGACGCATGCGGTGCACCATTTCGTCCAGCTTCTGCAGGAAGAGGGAGCGCTCGCGCTTCGCGAACGGCGCCGGGCCGCCCCCGGAGATCGTCCCGGCCTCGCGGAGGTCCGCCATCAGGTTGCGGGTCGCCAGCGCGTCGCCGACGGAGTCCTCCGTGTGCACCTTCCCACGCGGGTCGATCGCGCCCGCCCCGGCGGCGACGCAGCGCGCTGCCAGCGGGATGTCCGCGGTGACGACGATGTCCCCGGCGCGGGCGCGCGCGGCGATCCAGTCGTCCGCGGAGTCCAGCCGGCCGCCCGCGACGATTTCGAGCCGGACGGCGCCCCCGTCGGGCAAGCGCATCCGGGAGTTCGCGACGAGGACCACGGGGATGCCGTAGCGGGCGGCGACCCGGTAGACCTCCTCCTTGACGGGGCAGGCGTCGGCGTCGACATAGATCGTGCTCACGCGCGGTGTAGCTCCCGCGCCCGGTAGGAGCTGCGCACCAGCGGCGCCGCGGCGACCCGCGCGATGCCGGCGGCGCGGCCGGCGTCCGCGAGCGCCGCGAATTCCGTCGGCGCCAGATACCGCTCCACCGGCAGGCTCGTGGCGCGCGGCTGCAGGTACTGGCCGACGGTCAACACCTCGACGCCGGCGTCCGCGAGGTCGCGCATCACGGCGACGATCTCGGCGGGCTCTTCGCCGAGGCCGACCATGAGACCGGACTTCGTCGGGACGGCGACGGCGATCTCGCGCGAACGGCGCAGCAGCGCGAGCGAGCGCCCGTAGTCGGCGCCGGGGCGCACGCGCGGGTAGAGGCGCGGGACCGTCTCCACGTTGTGGGCGAGGACGTCCGGGGCTGCGGCGAGCACCGTCTCGAGCGCCCCCGGCGCGCCCGCGAAGTCGG contains the following coding sequences:
- a CDS encoding Ig-like domain-containing protein codes for the protein MSRIAGSSPRVAGRRTSTVGIPVLCFAGLLALGSFPCPLRAVELVSGVTDPAFLGNTASGASDGVGKAALSADGRYVAFTSVASNLVSGDTNATCDVFVRDLQSGTTARVSVGSAAAEGDGCSDEGALASGGRYAVFKSAASTLVDGDTNGTTDIFRMDLEVGTLVRVSTGSGGAQAYGDSREPVISADGRFVAFTSAATDLVPGDVDGLEDVYVKDLQTGTTVCASTNSSGVRGNNWSRSPSISADGRYVAFESGALNLTAGANGGLFVKDLQTGLVTCASTTPDGAQANGDSAEPFLSADGRYVTFRSYASNLAGGCLNVFVKDLQTGAVVCASTNADGVAANELAAQASSTDGRHVVFRSAATNLVDGTFYARDRVYLKDLLSGSITILSAAADGVAASDNSGSPAISADGRRVAFWSKDAGLVAGDANGVADVFVKDTVTGSLALASARDATVVMLFSVPGDSRSSGLSASEDGRFVLFTSRAATLVDGDSNGTWDVFVRDMQTGVTTRVSTDSAGVQADGLANGCAISGDGRYALFSSYAGNLVEGDTNATADIFVKDLLAGSTTRVSTDSSGVEANGGSACGGISHDGRIVTFSSLASNLVPGDVNGKSDIFIKDRLSGAITRESTGSSGTEANGDSYFPAVSGDGRSVAFRSAAGNLVDGDTGAADIFVKNRETGVTVRASTSSAGAQANGSSDLPVLSYDGRFVAFQSAANNLVSGDTNTWQDIFVKDLQTGATRIASTGTYGERAILDCAAPAISADGRYVVFSNGGPGLAGNDTNIFSDVFLKDLRLGTLDLVSVGRAGEAGDGAATNPAISGDGRQVVFTSAATNLVNGDGNGALDVFRTAVHSDLRLRVAGTTAATAGKKALFWITFSTAGPNTAQDVSVTTAVPAGSTFADARADRPGWTISAPAVGGTGQIVFSRPYATLGVEHKFTVLLDVDPAVEAGAALTLGAQAASTTPDLHPEDDVASWTQTVASAADLAVSATSPDTVEPGGTYDVVLTVTNNGPSVARDVVLATTFPDGTAFVSQAQTAGPAFDLGSGRPLTNTAASLAPGAGAVFRITVAAGADLAEGTVLVTASSVAASTGDPPPGDANNTAAATTSVKTVDDPPTLDPVEDVTIDEDSAAQVVNLGGISAGPGESQTLSVTAVSSNPDVIPGPDVTYVSPAATGSLSFTPVADASGHVTITVSVDDGAATTSRSFTIAVLPVNDAPIAAADAHVVQRGGWLTQPAPGVLGNDTDVDGDALAAVKVSDPLHGTLTLNADGSFSYVHDGSAALSDTFSYQASDGTVSSSVATVTIAVSDPPGAFPKNAPVNASTGQATSLTLSWSASSGATSYEYCCDTDGGDICPGGWTSADAGTSVGVSGLNTNTTYSWQVRARNASGTTDADAGARWSFRTANLPPVLGPVGDKASTEGKALQFSLTANDPDSGTLEYGAAAMPSGAVLDPDTGAFSWTPGYDQAGSYPVTFTVRDESSTDSETITITVGNPTGPIFRDDFSDGAAFTDWRRVSGSWLASAGVYAARSLTLTNLARIAPLDPSARPIGAGMMQARVKITSAGSGAWPNASLVFGYTDPKHYRWVRITGTEVQIGQTGNVGGVAGGVKRRVARSHAIGRSILLTVKIYPSGWVRVYEGAGLRAVAAYRFLLGVLPSVARGGAGLAASRTRTIFDDVRVWDESALVP
- a CDS encoding YaiI/YqxD family protein; translated protein: MSTIYVDADACPVKEEVYRVAARYGIPVVLVANSRMRLPDGGAVRLEIVAGGRLDSADDWIAARARAGDIVVTADIPLAARCVAAGAGAIDPRGKVHTEDSVGDALATRNLMADLREAGTISGGGPAPFAKRERSLFLQKLDEMVHRMRRTAC
- the lipA gene encoding lipoyl synthase, which codes for MRKPAWVLPTARDPAGGHAVRRLMRELGLATVCESARCPNISECLGAGTATFLILGDRCTRRCGFCAVATGAPAPAGPGEPAAVSAAVARLGLDYAVVTSVTRDDLADGGAAYFAATIRAVRSAVPRARVEVLVPDFAGAPGALETVLAAAPDVLAHNVETVPRLYPRVRPGADYGRSLALLRRSREIAVAVPTKSGLMVGLGEEPAEIVAVMRDLADAGVEVLTVGQYLQPRATSLPVERYLAPTEFAALADAGRAAGIARVAAAPLVRSSYRARELHRA